Below is a genomic region from Triticum dicoccoides isolate Atlit2015 ecotype Zavitan chromosome 5A, WEW_v2.0, whole genome shotgun sequence.
GAGAGCATGGCGACATGCACCGAACCTTCAGCAAAAAACTGGCTTTTTGCGATGAATGATCTACTACCGCATGAAGAGTTCATAAGGATGATAGTTACACTCTGGGCAATCTGATATGGGAGACGGAAAGCTATCCACGAAAGCATTTTTCGGAGCCCACGCTCCATCCAACAGTTTGTGTTATCCTTTATAAcagagcttgagtcaatcaagactCCAAGGCTCCCAGGCCCAGTACCGCCTCATGACAGGACTCAGAGATGGATCCCGCCTTCTGGGGGATGTTCAAAAATAAACGTGGATGAAGCTTTCAGTAGATTCGAAAGAAGggcagcagctgctgctgcgatCTGCAGGACGGAGCAAGGAACATACATTGGAGCCTCAGCGATTGTGGTGGAGAATATATCAAACCCAGCTATATATAATGGAAGCTCTAGCTTGCCGAGAGGGTATAGCACTAGCTGAAGACCTAACACTGAGAAATGTTGTTTTAGTTGCGGATAGTCAAGAGGTGATCAAAGACATAGAACAAGAAGCAGCTGGTCCATATGGTGCAATCATCAAAGAATTCATAGATCGGAAGAATATGCTTGACAAATGTATTTTAGTTCATGAGCATAGAAATTTCAATTTTGAGGCTCattgcctcgcaaaacatgctgctaCTCTAGGTATTGGAAGACATACTTGGTTGGGTCAACCTTTTGATCCCAACAAAATACCTGTAAACCTTGTTATTGAGTAATAAAGTGTGTGGTTTTGCCTAAAAAAGCAATATTGTTTTTTAATTTTTGCCTTTTATTTTTGGTttgtttatttattccaaaaaataTTTTTACTTAATTTTTTATTGCAGCATGTATTTTAAAACATTTATGAGGTGTATTTTTACCAGTAGGTGTTTTGTTATGTGGATAGTATTTCTATTTTTAGGTTATACATTCATGAAATTTACCATGTGAAAGCATGAGCATATTTCTACTTTAAGTATGAACATTTATGATTGAAGCGTGTAGCAAATTATTGAACACTATTCCTAAATGTAAAAAATGTTCATATATCTAGAAAATTGCCCATGGCTATCAAACGTTCCCGGGTatgaaaaaacaaatattcatgatTTACAAAACATATTTGCGTATCTAACAAAAAAGTATAAAGGTAATAAAAAATAAATACAAAAATAAGGAAACCAAACAAGCAAAACAAGTAGATAAAAacgaaaaaaataagaaaataaaaaaaagcatgcaataaaagaaagaagagaacATTATAACTAAAATAAATTAGATAAGGGGGGATCTTACCATCATGCGTCGAGCCTGTCACAAGAATGTGGTAGAAAAGAAAAtaggaaagaaaaaggaaagggaaaAAGTAGACACTCTCAAAAAGAATATAaagtctatatctatacctactattaaagggaatatgtattcttggtttaGTTTAGTCCTTTTCATTTGGTTTGAGTGCACGCTAAAGTTTGGTACTGTCAGGTCGTACACAGGCTAAGCGATCTGGGCCAGATACTTGTATGTGGAtgagccttttatgggctttcagagAGATTGTGAAaaaaattgggtcaaaataaataaaCATTATGGGAATTGAACACAGTTGTTAGGATCTTTAATGTAACAACCAACTACCTATGCGCTATTTACATTTACAAATCCCAACTCGCTCTAAATATACGAGTGGCGGCCCTCATGTTTAGGGCaagctaattaagcgaatgagctaatTAACGAAAGGATTGTGGGCTTAAATAAAGTATTTAAATAGatgtggctaattaaagaaaggattatgGGTAAACCGGTGAAATAATTGAAGAAAGATTGTGGTCATAATAAATAGAACATTCAAATAGATGAGGCTGATTAAAGGAAGGATTTGAGATAAAAAGGTAGGATAATTAGAAAGAAGGATATGTCGGTTTCAATGTGTTGGACTATTAAATTAGAAAAAGAAAGATTTGATTTCCGACTAAAAGGGGTGGGGACGTCATGGTAATTAAAGGAAGCATGATACTTAAATGAAATTAGTGCGAGATTATGCTTGACAGAGAAAATATGTAAAGGGTAAAATGCATCGTATTTctttatgttcattttgtagaaggatGCTGCGTTGCAGCATGTTCTTCATAGTAAATCTGGTGCTATGGaacattatgcttgcacaaaacatcaattttttccgttgcaacgcacgggcttgtGTGCtagtctatatctatatctatatctatacctctatatctatctatacctatacctactaataaagcaaggtgatatTTTTGGTTTCGTCCCGCggtgattttattttctatttAAGATATAtatgcgaggtggtactaatttgggGACATATGACACACGCACGCACGTCCGTCGAGCACAGCCCGTATTGTGTCGTTGTGGCCCATCTTATATCTTAGTTGTAGCCCGTTTAAAACACACACCCCGACGGGCTGACTGCAGTCCAGGAAAATAGAAGGAAAAAAATGCTCTCCAGAATCGTACTAGCGATCTCCAATGTACTAATGTACACGGCCATGTGAGATAATGAGGGAAGGGTAAACTAAACGGAATTAAAGGAGGACGATGAAGGTTCTAGCACACGGACGTTATTAAAGGAGTTAGGAAGGCAAGGCTCCGGGTCTCCGGCGCATGGCGTCCTTGAATTAAGCGGATTCATCCATATTTGAAAAAAAATAGGAAGATTGACTCACGATGTGAATAAATTAAATGGATTCATCCCTAATAAAAGAGAATTAAAGGAGATTAGGAAGATGGGCGCACGACATGGCCAAATTCAATGTACTTATATGAGTAAAATCTACTTAAGCTAGCGGGAGCAACCTCCTGGACCTCCATAGGAACATTTTGCACCTTGGATAGGTGAGATAGAGTAACAACTACTCTTACTCTGTAACCTGTCTGTATTCACAGTAAAAGGTGTCATCCTGCCATCTTCCCTAATGAGTGAAATATCTGTGATTAATGCAGCTTTATCAGACGGCAAGAATCCACTACCCATTGGAGGGGATGGGATAGACGGACTCCCCCCAACAACGCTACCAATTGAAATTTGGGTCGCTTTCTTCCATAACTTGTCAAACAATTTTGCTGGGTAATAGCCCACTGGTGTTGGGGCCTTGTTGAAGCTGTAGTTTATTCACCAATTTCCCGTGGATTTTTCCTGCCATGAAATAGAAGCAATTTGAGTAATGTATGCCACAAATTCAGCAACATGTGATTAGATCATTATGATCAATATGCTTACAATTGGAAAGTATACAAGCAAGATATAGTTAATTACCCTAAACACTTTAATTGTAATCTTTTGACGTACACCATGAACATGAGAGACTGGTTGTATTGTGCCACCTGGAGCGATTTTTGACCCCTTAACAAGTTGGAAACCAGGGCAGTCCATGTCATAGCACCCTGTATGATATGTGTCTCTCTGTTTCACACAAAGTTATATGGTCACTAGATATTCTAGCTTTGTGTGCTACAGTTGAGGAACATAGTTTTTGAGTGAAAAGGCAGAAACATACCGTCCAACTCGTGAAGAAGTGAGTATGTGAGTCCCCATATTTTTTTGGGTCAACCTGGGAAGAAACTGAAGAGTCATTaagagcattataaatggcatcgaGTACGTCCAAATTAATGATGGTAAGATGGCTACAATCTGTAAAAATCATAATATATGTAAATTACGACTTACTTGCCACCCGACCCAAATTGCATTGTGATCTGTCTTTGGATCACCCTCCATGTTAGCAATCCAAATAGATGTTATGATATGACCAGCACTGATATTGTGTCCGTACACATCCATTGTAGCAGCAAGTCCATAATAGCTACTGGGACGTGTCCTATGTGTCGCAAACTGTAGAAGGCAGAAAGTTAAAAACTTTGAAAGTGACGGTAAGAAAACATTGGCTTGTTAAAAGTTCCAGGATAGAGTGACTCACATAAACGATGTCATTGGAATTTTTTGATGGAGAAGCATGTGCATACCATGCCTGTAAGGCTTCAGAGTGAGTATGCAATCCAGATATTGCTTGTTCGGCTTTTGTtgcttaaaaaaaataaaacatgtGGAGAACAAAATATACATTTTAAGGGAAAACTAAATATGCATAGCTTAAATAGTTATAGCGGGTGACTGAAAAACCTTCCGTGCACAAAATATACATTTTAAAGGTAAAACTAAATACGCATAGCTTAAAATGAAACATGTAGAGTACAAAATATACATTTTAAAGACTAGAAAATAAACTATAATGTGTAAAATCAGCCAATCATGTACCATGCATCGAATCTGAGAGGCACCAGCCCTATGCCCATGCCTTTGTGGCAATCAATCCGTGCAGATTTGCCATTCATATAAAAAAACCACTCATACATAGTACAAAGATGAAAATTAGGAAACTAAAAGAAAATCCAGTTCGAATAACCCCAGCAACTCCTATACTCCAAACTCCTACACCTTCGCTATGAGAGAAATGGTTGTAGTTCATCACATAGTTGCATTTCTCTATTTTCACCTTCTTTTGGTACGGATTAATTTTTTTTCTATAGAATGAACAATCCTTTCTATTTTCACTACTATATCACCCCATCCGTTTCGGAAAAAAAAACTACTATATCACCCCTTGGTTCGAACTACTAATTACTCAAATTTGTAGGAACAACACGTTTACCTTTCGGTTGGTTGGATGCAATCCACCTCCATGGATTTGGTGAGCAATGAAAACAACATATATGACAAGAATATGTAATCCTAGATTAAGTTTAGACATGATGAGATGCAAGATAATTACATGGGATGAGTCCTTTATATAGATGAATTTCCAGTTTTATTAGGGAAGAGTGAGTTCCAAATCTCGCAAATAAAGTGGTACAACTTATATCTTCACATCTCTATTATTGAATACATATGGACGGGATGTAAATGAAAGTTAATAAATGCGAGCATTAAAACAAAATATTTAGGAAGGCAAAAACTTTGTCTTGTTATATTAACCGGAGATCAAATAACAACAAAGGACAAGTCCGGTCTAATGTAAATGAAAAAGACGAGTCTGGTCTTCTGCAAGCCATTCATTTCGGAAGATATAAAAGAACGTATCCTCTCCCATCCAAATTAACTGTTGCTGTCTTAGTACAATTTTGAAAATCTCCATGCATGTATATCTGCAGAACACGTTTACGTTCTGGTTCCATGGAAGATGTGCAACACAAATCTTCACAAATATGTACACATAAATGTATATGTGTACGCACTAGTTTTTTCAATATCTCACTGTATCTCTAGCACTGAATACATATGACAAGATGCAAATGAAAGATAATAAATATGAgcattaatttttttaaaaaattgtgaTATTTTTACTAAATTAGCCAAGAGCGGATATTTACAAGGGACGAGTTGTTTATGTTGATCATTTTCTATTAGCAATTCATTAAAAGAAATGTGGATATCAATCAAATCTTCACAAATGTGCACATTTTTGTTGACACTAGTTTTCAATATATAGCACAACATACATATGGATATGGACAATGTGTAAATGATAATCAACAAATATGAGCATTAAGTAAACTATTTATAAGGCCAAAGCTTTGTCAGTTACTCAGTTATATAAGTAAAGCAGAGAGAACAGTTAATGAGTCCATATAGTCAATTTCTACTAGTCATTTAGTACAGAAGATATGATTCTCAAATCTTCACTAATACTTGCAGACGAATATATACGAGTCCCCATTAGTTTTTCAATATTTCACACAACTGATTTATTTCTATCTCTAGCACTGAATACAGATGGAGGTGTAGCCTGGATATCTGCAACTGCTCGTGCTCAAGCTGAAGCGGCATCAGGATTTTGGACAATCCAGGAATTGCCAACGGCGTCGTGAGCCAAGGACAGACTCGACTGACAGTGTTGTTGAAGAGCCAGTTGATCCGGCTCGATCCTTTCCAGGTGTTGGACTGATGTTAAGGGCTCCAGCGTGCAGGCTTTCAGATTCATGGTCCTGGTAACATGTGATCGGAGCATTTTCCCAAGGCTGTCCTGATTTCCTTCAGCATCTCGTCGATCCCGATGTGCCTCCTGCAAAGGGTGGgaaaacaagggaaatgagatcttgCAACGGCAGAAAAGAACAGCTTCTTGCAACATCGAGGAAATTAAAGTGAAAAATGTTCAATTTGTACAACATGAGGACAGTTGAAGCACTGCCCGAGAAAACTCGTGGTATGAACAGCAATGCAAGCACAAACTTAAGCAGATATCAAACAGGAACAACAGATTAAGTACACTGCTTCGGTTCTTGCGGATGCACGTAAAGCTCCGAGGATTGTCGACATGTGGTtgtttttcttcttcaaggaaatgTCGTCATGCATGCAGATCAGCTTTTTTCCTTTACCAAAACGCATTGCCCCAACCACAATGTCACATCACATGCAAGTAGATCAGTACTGTCTCTGCATGTTCCGCGGGCTCTCTATCCTGGTTTGTACTTGCTCTCTCTCTCCTGGCTAATTTACACCATATGGGTGGGGAGAACGGGCAGCGTGCTGAATGCATGGCGCAGTACGCTTGTGTCACTGTGCACAGGTTAAGCAAATATCCAATATTATGAGCTGTTTAAGAACACAGTAAAACATGTGTTTAGTTGGTCAGGTGAGGAGACttagactagccatagtgggagtaacttcagcagtaacttcgaatccaactcagcaaatttgcttatgtggcaatgaattaatgaggagagaggtacttgtagtaacttagctagttactgtaacatcacatgtcccaatgcaatatgagtctgtaACTTAATAAATGAATCTTTACATGTTATCACCCTTAAGTTACTACctactatgaagatagtaacatagtctagagataTGCGTATGTTACTAATgtatgttactatccattgtggctagtcttacagTACGCTTGCACCGATTGCAGCTTGAGGTCTTGGATAGTCCCCAAGTTCCTTATCATCGTCTTCTGACATATGGTGTCTGCTGAAGTTTACATTTAGATTTTCTTTGCTGGCATTCTTGTCGTCGCGTGCGTATGAATTCGCGTAGGTAGCGGGCGGTCGTGGTGGTTCTGTTGCGGCCTCGCCGTGACGAGCGCGTTGTGTGTGCGGCCTGGGCAAGCGAGTCGCCAGGCGTGCGTGCGCGCGCAGCGGAGGCTGATCGCGTGGGGAGCTACGTCCCGTTAACTACAAAACTGGCTGCAGCTTGGTTTAGTTGAGAGAGTGTTTGGATacattttagtctcatgactaaatttagtgagactaaaacttgctagccttacCATGCTTGGTTTTAAATACTAAAGATAAAATCAagctaatgagcatttattatcctccaaaccctccaatccagaactcgcctataTTAAAGGAGagaagttaaatgaggagagaggggactaatccacattttagtagaggTACCCCTAACTAAAAAAATTAGTcttaagactagttttagcccttctttagtcaggggtgcttgaaactttagcctcttaaaatgaCTATTttcagtcagactaaaataagtcccttggattcaAACACCCTCTGAATTATTAGTGGTTGGgtgtgatgtgtgcatgcatgggTTAGTGGCCGGATCATGTGTGGGTGCgtgcgtgtgctggtgtgtgtacgCACCTGGGTATAAAGCCCTTCTGTGCTGCTCGTTGGTCGTTGATTCGTGCCAGAGTTTGAGCTCTATGAAAGAAGCGTCGTTCGTGCGGTGTGGCGTCCGTCGTCGGAAAAAAATCCAgtgtcctcctcttcatcttctacCTCTGTCCATGAGcaagcgagagagagggagagtgggctGGTCCAGGGTTTGTCCGAACATGAACTTCTGAAACTATTTATGTGCAGAAAGCCAGAAATAAAGTAGAACAAAGGCGCCAATATTTATCGCAATACAGCTTGAAACTGCTCCAGACATGTGACGTTAGAGCatgattaatagtatagccaatacTTTTTTTTGCAGGGCTGCTTGGCTATATGGAGTTGTCATAGTCATTTATAGCCAACCTAATATCCATTCATACAATAGTTAGTCATACTAGTATACTATACCATTAATATATGGTCCACCACTTTCTCCCACAAAGGGTGTTAGAGTTCGTGCTACAGCCGGCTGTAAGTGTGTAGCCTGCTTCTAATatatctcctcttctctctcctccaaCTAGATACACATCTGATTTGGCACTCTTATAGCCCACATACATCACTTTATTGTAATTTCTCGTAGTTACTCTGTAGCAACACACGGATATTTAGCTAGGCAATCTTCTTTAATAAAAAAACCCCCATAAAAGGATCTTTTATTAATTGGATAAACTGTTACACACACATGTAAAAGAGGATTTATGTCACATTTGGATGGAGTCTGTTTTGGCATGGAGATTGTAATTGTCAATCACAATTTAGTTCACCAATAATTCTGTAATAACAACAACCTTCAAGGTCACCTCATCGACCTCTTTACCCGACTCCTCATTGAACATGTCTATGTTGATATCCTCAGCACCGAGGCCCTCATTCACGGAGACGCACCGCATAATGAAGAACTCGTCCTCAGCACCGAGGCCCTCATTCACGGAGACGCACCGCATAATGTGGCGCCCTCTTTTGCGCTTGCAGTGTTACCATGATATTGCACTTGGATCGTGGCGGCACAACACATTTCTCCGGCTCTATGCAGTATTGCAGTGAGCCTGTCATTTCGACATCAAAGGCAACATAATCATTGGTTATGTTGGTTAGCTGAAGTGAACACGGTATCGGCTTGTTTATCTCGAAGGGAAAATTCAGCTCAAGCCTATCAAACTCAAGCAGCTCCCACGGGTAAGGGCTTATCTGCATGGAAAAAATTGGCACTTCCATAAGTACGTTTTAAGCTAACAGTGGAGTAATCAAAATTTTGGAGCCTATGAGCTTACCGGGCCAACTAGCGAGTCACCAACATTGTTAATGTGCTCATTCGTATTTTCCAATGCATTAAGCATACTGACTATATCTGATATTTTAGGCCTCTTCTTTGGAGAGTCTAACAAGCACTTTAGCGCTATTTCAATGCATTTAGTTACCTGCTGGTATCCAAATAGTGGATAATTCACTGATTTATTCCACCTGTACCTCCACCTTCTAAGTACCTATCATTTCAAAAAGGTTATTTATAATGACCCATAAAAATGATTTATAATGATGACTTACAAAAAACCACCAAATAACATCAACAGGATCTCAGATATCGAGACTGTCCTCGAGTAAATTGCTACCTTTTTCACCCTGCCTTAGCTTATTGTTTGCACCATGGGTTCATGCTTGGATTGTTCTTATCAACCAAATAATTAGCAATGTGATCCAAATATTTGCGCCATTAGCTAGATTTGTGACTTGTTGTTACATCAATCTGTAGTTGTGCATTTTTGTTACTTTAACTTAGAGATGGTGATACACCATTATGAATGTGCACATTCAAGATTATATAAGAATTTGTAGTAAAAACACACCATCATGCACACATTTATTTGGCATTGTTTTTTTCTTGGCTATAGTTATTTGCCTCCCAACAAACTTGATTTATCTCACGTTTCATTAGCATATACCATTCAGAATACTAGGAATTATTACAACCAATACGTGCATCTTGAGAAAACATTACTATACTTGGTGAAAATCTTTTCATAAGTACATTATGTTGTTGGTAGGTATTGTGTTAGTTATAAAACAAGACTTTAGGCATTGCAATCTGTGGCTCGGCATGCAAAACTACAGTCCAATACTAGTTTTAGTTTTCACTTCTCCACTTCTCGTGCATGTATTTGTGTCTAATTTTCATCAAATTCTTTCAACAAATGTCACATGAAAAAATAAATATAATCATTCATAAATTATACATAAACCATGTGCTTCGTTCCCTGCCTGCCTCACCATTGGCAATACTGCATTTGTTTTCGTAGTTTTGCGCAATCACATGCCTCGAGATGCTCACATGCATGCATCTTGTTCTGATTAACCCTGTCGACTGGCACAACTAAGGCGGTGTACATGCCACTGTGTATTCATAAaaaaatgctgctccctccatccaaatTAATAGACGTAGCTTTAGCACAAATCAGAGGGGGTACAACATTCTGTTTGACTCACTCACGTCATAATTTGTTATATTTTATCGTCCACATattattctgcacaacagagaaacGACATATTATACCTAGCATGATTTGTTGCCTCTAGCAGACATCGTTTTGTTTCCTTGTGAAATATAATTGGCTGCAAATATAGCACATTTGCATCAGCCCGCTATGCACCTAGCTGATTCAGGGGAATCATTCGCTTCTCTGTTACTTCTAGCGCCGCTAACTCCACTAGGTGACCGATGGCTGATGCATGCCTCCGCTCGTCTATGTTCTACTCATGTCGACCTCTTGTATGTTAATACATCTGAGTCGTTTTATGTTGAAGTTGATTGTCTGAAACTACATTGATGTTATATATCTATAAGAAACTATAATTTTGCATGCACATTCAGGTTTGGGTTATTATCATTTATATATTCAAAAAGTAATTTATCTCACATAGTTATTTTGAATTTTAGCTCAATTAGGACTTCATGTATAATTTGTATTAAAACCAAATTATTGTTAAAACAAATCGTTAAAGTTAGTATGTAAAGTAGAGTTGCATTGTTTCTCCAACTCATCAGAGTCGTACTATTTACTAAAAAACAGCGCCGTACTATTTAGCCACCTATTACAGGTTATATGCATTACTGATTTCTTCAAATAAACAAATTTGTTTATGTTTTTTTGTATAAATAATCACATTCGTCTACATCTTCATAATCTTTTTTTGTGAGATACATTTTCATAATCTTGACCTGTCACGATAGAAAAGAAGTATTTAGCTTTGTGGATGAATATGGCGTACTATATTGTTATAATTTAGACTTGCAACAATAGAAAATACTCTACAATAATATAATATAGATTGATTGATTTCTTTGCCGGGCTTAATGCTAATGTAGCTATTATTCCTCTAAATTGATAAGAGGGTGGAATAGTATTTTAGCCATATTCTTTGAATTACCGTTATCTTGCAGAAAAGCGTAGAAGTATAATTTTATTCAAACTTCATGAAAATATACATCATGTAATATTCATTCCAACTGTTGGACATAGCCTGATTTATTGACAACATGTCTTGTTTCAGAGCTACTAATACTTGATTTCGGTATAGACGTATAATATAGTTTGAAATTTGATCCAGTATATGCAGGAATAGAGCAAGATGTAGCTTCCATTGTAATTCTACCTGAAGTACTTGAAAAAGAGTAAGGTAGACAAGCTTGAACTATGAGTTGAATAATCCTTACATTTTGAATGTCAAGGTTGCCCTTACATCCAGTTACGAGTTCTGTAATTATAACTCCCAAACTGAATATATCTGACTTGATTGACACCTGACCATGCTTTATGAATTCCGGAGCGCAATACCCACTGCATGAAAGTATGATCTATAGTTATATTATCTATGAAACTGCATGAAGAAAACTTTGTAAAAGGTGAGACAGAAAAGTGGGCTCTATATGTGCAAGCTTACAGTGAAATTGCGGAGTTACTAGTGACAATGTGTGTTACTCCATCGAGTAGTTTTGATATACCAAAATCTGTTATTTTTGGTACCATAAGATCATCAAGCAGTATATTGGCAGGTTTAAGATCCCTGTGAATAATACCCTTTTCCTTATGAAGATACTCCAAGCCGCTGCAAATTCCTTTAATAATTTGGTAACGGGTATGCCATTTAAGTCCCCTTAATTCATCTATATAAGCAAAACAGAGTAAAAGCCAGGAAAATAAGAATAATAAGGAAATTACAATAAACTTCGTAACATGTCACATGCATTTTCCTACCGGTAAGATATTTGTCGAGGCTTCCTTTGTTGATATACTCGAAGCAAAGTAATCTTTCTCTTATCTCTGCAAAAATAAACTTTGGTGTTTCCCCTGGTTCTGGATTTATCATCGCTTTACTCTCTGTATTGGCACAGTAACCTAGTAACCGTACTATATTTTTGTGTTTAACACTGATCAGGAAAGTAGCCTCGCGATAAAATGACTCCTCTTCGATTGTATGGCTGTTCAGAAGTCTTTTAACAGCAACGCTCCCGTTTTGAAGATCACCCTATTTAACTTGTCTTGTTAGCACaaccaagagcatttaaaccaagtTCT
It encodes:
- the LOC119298192 gene encoding uncharacterized protein LOC119298192 produces the protein MDVYGHNISAGHIITSIWIANMEGDPKTDHNAIWVGWQVDPKKYGDSHTHFFTSWTRDTYHTGCYDMDCPGFQLVKGSKIAPGGTIQPVSHVHGVRQKITIKVFREKSTGNW